A genomic region of Chloroflexota bacterium contains the following coding sequences:
- a CDS encoding YifB family Mg chelatase-like AAA ATPase translates to MLGQVRSCVVTGLEGSLVDVEAIVTGGLPKVLIVGMTDVAIQEARERVRGAIKNSGFRFPGTRVSVNLAPADVHKEGPAFDLPIAVAILAASNQVHGDLRDTLLVGELSMDGSLRHTQSILPMVAVAVERGVRKVIVPAVDAAEAALIEGVTVYPAERLGDVVDHVHGLKPLSAVPPRPLSDIRCVPSSALIDFAHIKGQDHGKRALELAASGGHNILMVGPPGSGKTLMARALPGILPALTPQEALEVTKLYSIAGLLPPDMPLVTQRPFRAPHYTISNAALVGGGKIPRPGEITLSHRGVLFLDELPEFGQATLEVLRQPLEDKVVTISRVNGTVTYPTNLIMVGAMNPCPCGFHGDPVRECTCSPVSVSRYQRRISGPLLDRIDLFVQVPRVEYEKLVSDAPAESSEAIRQRVEAARARQRTRFAGTACLTNADMSPVEARQHCTLDEAGQRLIQAAMERFNLSARAFHRVLKLCRTIADVAGEEGISAAHVAEALQYRARGLG, encoded by the coding sequence GGAGGCGATCGTCACCGGCGGCCTGCCGAAGGTGCTGATCGTGGGGATGACGGACGTCGCCATCCAGGAGGCCCGGGAGCGGGTGCGCGGCGCCATCAAGAACTCCGGCTTTCGATTCCCCGGCACGCGCGTCTCTGTCAATCTTGCCCCTGCCGATGTGCACAAGGAAGGCCCTGCCTTCGATCTGCCCATCGCCGTCGCCATCCTGGCCGCATCCAACCAGGTCCACGGCGACCTGCGTGACACGCTCCTCGTCGGCGAGCTCTCCATGGACGGCAGCCTGCGCCACACCCAGTCCATCCTTCCGATGGTCGCCGTGGCGGTGGAGCGCGGCGTGCGCAAAGTGATCGTCCCCGCCGTTGACGCGGCGGAGGCAGCCCTCATCGAGGGGGTCACGGTCTACCCTGCCGAGCGCCTGGGCGATGTGGTTGACCATGTTCACGGTCTGAAGCCGCTGTCCGCTGTCCCTCCGAGGCCCTTAAGCGATATCCGCTGCGTGCCGAGCAGCGCCCTCATAGACTTCGCGCACATCAAGGGGCAAGACCACGGCAAGCGCGCCCTGGAGTTGGCGGCAAGCGGCGGCCACAACATCCTGATGGTAGGGCCGCCGGGCAGCGGCAAGACGCTCATGGCCCGGGCGCTCCCGGGCATCTTGCCCGCTCTGACACCCCAGGAGGCCCTGGAGGTGACCAAGCTCTACAGCATCGCGGGGCTGCTTCCGCCGGATATGCCGCTGGTGACCCAGCGGCCGTTCCGAGCGCCGCACTACACTATCAGCAATGCGGCGCTCGTGGGCGGAGGGAAGATACCACGGCCTGGGGAGATCACCCTGAGCCATCGCGGCGTTCTCTTTCTCGACGAACTGCCGGAGTTCGGGCAGGCGACGCTGGAGGTGCTGCGACAGCCCTTGGAGGACAAGGTCGTGACCATCAGCCGCGTCAACGGCACGGTGACGTACCCGACGAACCTCATCATGGTGGGGGCGATGAACCCGTGCCCCTGCGGCTTCCACGGCGACCCGGTGCGCGAATGCACCTGCTCGCCGGTGAGCGTCTCCCGGTACCAGCGGCGCATCAGCGGGCCTCTGCTCGATAGGATTGATCTTTTTGTCCAGGTGCCCCGAGTGGAGTACGAAAAGCTCGTCTCGGACGCGCCTGCGGAGTCGTCGGAGGCGATACGCCAGCGGGTGGAGGCGGCCCGGGCGCGCCAGCGGACGCGCTTTGCGGGGACGGCGTGCCTCACCAACGCCGATATGTCGCCGGTGGAGGCGCGCCAGCACTGCACGCTGGACGAGGCAGGCCAGCGGCTCATCCAGGCGGCGATGGAGCGGTTCAATCTTTCGGCACGCGCCTTCCACCGGGTGCTGAAGCTCTGCCGCACCATCGCCGATGTGGCGGGTGAGGAGGGCATCTCTGCCGCGCATGTGGCGGAGGCGCTGCAGTACCGGGCGAGGGGGCTGGGGTAG